In the Caballeronia sp. NK8 genome, CGCCAGCGCCCGCAACGCGTGATGCGCGCCGTTCGGCTCGGCTTTGGCGACCACCGGCCAGCCGATCAGACTGCGCGCCCAGTACCGCCGCCGCGCATAGTCCGAAGCGAGGAAATCCTTGAGCAGGATGGGCGCGCGACCCGTGCGCTCGCCTTCGCGGTCGCGATAACAGGGAATGCCCGACTCTGTGCTGATGCCCGCGCCCGAGAGCACGAACAGCCGCGGATGCCGCTCGACGAATTCATGAAGCTGCTGCACGTGCCGTCCTTTTTTCGCGTTTTGCGGGGTTCGCTCTCGTGGAAATATAAGGCGAAACCGCGCGCGCCGCTGACCGCGTCTCTGGCCTTACCACTTTCACATTATTTAAATTGGCTTGACCAAATCCGCTGGCATCGTTAGATTGTTGAACGCCCCACTCCAACGACTCCACGAGACAAGAGCATGCTGACCGTCATTTGCGAAACGCCCGGAACCCTGAAAGCTGAACAGCGCGAGAAGCCGCAGCGCGGCGACAACGAAGTGCTGTTGCGCGTGAAGCGCGTCGGCGTGTGCGGCACCGATCTGCACATCTTCACCGGCAATCAGCCGTATCTGTCGTATCCGCGCGTGATGGGCCACGAACTCTCCGGCGTGATCGAGGAAGCGGACCCGGCGAGCGGCCTGAAGGCGGGCGACACGGTCTACGTGATGCCTTATCTCTCGTGCGGCAAGTGCATCGCGTGCCGTCAGGGCAAGACCAATTGCTGCGTGAATATCCAGGTGCTCGGCGTGCATCGCGACGGCGCGTTCACGGAATATCTGAATCTGCCCGCGCAGTTCGTTCACAAAGCCGAGGGCGTCACGCTCGATCAGGCCGCGATGATCGAATTCCTCGCGATCGGCGCGCACGCCGTGCGCCGCGCGGACGTGAAGCCGGGCCAGCGCGTGCTGGTCGTCGGCACGGGTCCGATCGGCATGGCGGCCATCACGTTCTCACGCCTGCGCGGCGCGAACGTCACCGCGCTCGACACGCGCGAAGACCGCCTCGCGTTCTGCAAGCGCGAACTGAAAGTGGACGCGACCGTGCAGATCGGCGAGCACGACAAGGAAACCTTGTCGACGCTCACGAACGGCGAATTTTTCGACGTGGTGTTCGACGCGACCGGCAACTCGCGCGCGATGGAACGCGGCTTCGAGTTCATCGCGCACGGCGGGAAGTATGTGCTGGTGTCGATCGTGCCGGACCGCATCTCGTTCGCCGATCCGGAGTTCCACAAGCGCGAAGCGACGCTGCTCGCCAGCCGCAACGCGACGCCCGAGGACTTCGAGACCGTGCTCGCCGCGATGCGAAAAGGCGAAGTCCCGACCGATGCGCTCAATACGCATCGTCTGACGCTCGCCGACGTGCCCGAGCGATTCTCGTCGCTGCTCGATCCGAAGGCGGGCGTCGTGAAGGCGATCGTCGAGTGCTGATGGTTTGATCAGGGCGCGCCGCGTGCGTAGCGCGGCCGCCCTTGCGCGTCGTGCCACGG is a window encoding:
- a CDS encoding zinc-binding alcohol dehydrogenase family protein gives rise to the protein MLTVICETPGTLKAEQREKPQRGDNEVLLRVKRVGVCGTDLHIFTGNQPYLSYPRVMGHELSGVIEEADPASGLKAGDTVYVMPYLSCGKCIACRQGKTNCCVNIQVLGVHRDGAFTEYLNLPAQFVHKAEGVTLDQAAMIEFLAIGAHAVRRADVKPGQRVLVVGTGPIGMAAITFSRLRGANVTALDTREDRLAFCKRELKVDATVQIGEHDKETLSTLTNGEFFDVVFDATGNSRAMERGFEFIAHGGKYVLVSIVPDRISFADPEFHKREATLLASRNATPEDFETVLAAMRKGEVPTDALNTHRLTLADVPERFSSLLDPKAGVVKAIVEC